Sequence from the Haloarcula sp. CBA1127 genome:
CCGAAGCCTACGAGCGAGTCCGGACAACGCTGGGCCGGGTCGCCAGCAATATTCTCTCGGCACCTGTGCCTGTCGTCGCGAAGGTTAACGGCGACGCAGTCGGTGCCGGGCTGTCGCTGGTGGCTGTCGCTGATTTCGCGTACGCCGCCAGTTCCGCGCGGTTCGGTGCATCGTTCATCAGCGTCGGCCTCGTGCCGGACATGGGCGCAACCGCCATACTTCCCCGACTCATCGGGCTCAGGAAAACCAAAGAGCTCGCGTTCACCGGGAAGCTGATCGACGCAGAGCGCGCCGCCGCAATGGATCTGATTAACGAACCTGTCGACCCGGCCGAACTCGATGCGCGGACAGCCGACCTGCTCGAAACGCTTCGGGCACAGCCGACGGAGAACCTCGGGCTGGCGAAGGAAGCCATCCACGACAACATCGGCCAGCCCCTGGAAACCGGGCTGCGTCGAGAAGCACGCATCCAGTCACTGGCGTACGACACACCAGCACATTCGCGTGGCGTCGAGGCGTTTCTGGACGGACGAACCCCAGATTTTGACTAACGGTCGAAAAACTCCTGGGCGTTTTCGAACAGAATCTTCCGCTGGACATCCGCATCAAAGTCAGTGTCGCGAGCGAACGATTCGAGCCACGTTTCGGGGTCAATCATCGGATAATCGGTGCCGAACATCACCTTGTCTTTGAGGACCGTGCCGGCGTAATGGAGTACCTGGTCGTCGATATACTTCGGCACCCAGCCGGAGAGGTCCATGTACACGTTGCCCTTCTGCTGGCAGATGGCCAGCTGCTCTTTTTCCCAGGGGAAGGCGGGATGGGCGATGAGGATATCGAGGTCTGGGTGTGCAGCGGCCACGTCGTCGATAAGCATCGGGTTGCCGTACTTGATTTTCAGGCCGCGGCCGCCGGCGCTACAGGCACCCAGTGTCGAGTTCCCGCCGTGGAAGACAACGGGGACGCCGAGGTCTTCGATGGTACTCCACAGATGGTCGTGGCGTTCGTCCGAGGGATCAAAGCCCTGTGCGATCTGTTGGAACTTGAACCCTGAAAGGTCCAGGTCCTCGACGCACCGAATCGCCTCCTGCACGCAGTCGTCTTTCAGTGGGTCGACGCTCCCGAACCCAACAAAGAAGTCAAGATACTCGTCCCGGACCTCGGCGACGTAGTCGTTCGGGACGGGTGGGTTCCCGGTGTTCGTCTCCGCGTCCCAGCCAAGCAGAACAGCGCCACCGACGCCCGCCTCGTGGTACTCCGCGAGCATTTCGTCGTAATCCCACGTCTCCAGATCAGTACCGAACCGGTCGGCGGCGTCTTGCATCATCTCGCCGCCGGCGTCGTGGAGGAACTCACTGGTCGGTTGGTGCGCGTGCGTGTCGAACAGTTGCTTGTCGGCGACACCAGGGAGGTCAGTTGTCACAGAGAGAGATTTTACCCAGTGTCATAAAAATCCATGCTGTTTGTGCTGTACAGCAGCCCCGTCGAAGTGGACGGATAGTCGTGATACCGATAGCTGATTCCCGAAGCGGCGTGCTGGCTGCGACAGGGAACGGGCCGCCAGACGCACGGTCATCCCGTGCATGGCCGGGCATCTATCCCTTACCATCTTACTGCTGGGGGGTGAAGGCACGGCTATGGTTCGTCGCAGTGTTCTGTTTGCACCGGGTGACAATGCGGAGTTAATGCGGAAAGCGGCTGGTGGTGACGCTGATGTCGTCGTCTTCGACCTCGAAGACGCAGTTGCACCTGCCGACAAAGAACAGGCACGTAAATCGGTTCAGTCGGTACTCTCGACTGTCAGCTCGAACAGCCACGTCTGCGTTCGCATCAATCCCGTGGGAATCAGCGCCACAGCCGACCTTAGGGCGATACTGTCGGACACCAGCCCCGACAGTGTGATGCTCCCGAAAGCTAGTTCCGCCGAGGACATCTCAGCATTGGGACGGCTCCTCGGGGAGTACAATGCGGATCTCCCGGTATTTGCGCTGGTGGAATCGGCCGCTGGCGTGCTTAACGCAGCGGAGATTGCAGCCGCCGACCCGACCGATGCCCTCCTCTTTGGGGCTGAGGACCTTGCAGCCGACCTCGGTGCGAGTCGCACCAGCGACGGACGGGAGGTGCTCTATGCACGCCAGCGAGTCGTCGTTGCGGCCAGCGCCGCGGGAATCGATGCAATCGATACGATCTACCCGGAATACGGCAATCTGGATGGCCTCCGTGACGCAACTGAGTTCGCTGCCCAGCTCGGGTACGACGGGAAGATGGCGATCCACCCGGATCAGGTCGCGGTCATCAACGACGCGTTCACCCCAAGTGACGAGGAGATAGCATGGGCCGAACGCGTCGTCACCGCTGACGACGAGACAGATGCCGGGGTGTTCGAAGTCGACGGGGAAATGATCGACGCACCGCTTATCGCACAGGCAGAGCGTGTCCTCGAACGCGCTCGCGAGGCCGGGCAGCGGTAGCCAACGGTAACACCTATCTGAGACCTGACTCTGCTGTCGTGTATGAAAGACGTCGTCCGGCAGAACTTCGATGCCAGCGTCGGCGCCTACACGACGTACGAGCGGCGAACCAATCGCTTCACGTCGCTCGCACGCCTGCTCGCCGCCGAGATGAGCGCTCATACTGACGACGGGCTTGGGACAGTGCTCGATGCGGGCGCAGGCACAGGTGTGAGCACGCGCGTATTCGCCGAGACGGCAGCGGATACTATTGCGCTCGACATCAGCCGCGAGATGCTGAGCGAAATCGAGTCCACTGCCCGATTGCAAGCTGATTTCGACCACCTGCCGCTCTGTGACCAGTCAGTTGACGGGGTGGCGTTTACCGCTTCGCTCTTTCTGGTCCCCGAGCCAGCGGCCGCAGTGCGGGAAGCCGCCAGAGTGCTCCGGTCTGGTGGAGTGGTCGGGGCCGTCGCGCCGCTTGGCTGGTTCCGTCCTGACGGCACGGACGTGTTCGAACAGTTTGAGCGCGAGTCACGCTCCCCGACTGACACATCGGCTCTCCAAGACGCCCTCGGAGGTGAGTTCTCAACGACGACAGGAACGTGGCAGTTTTCGACGACTGCCGAAAACATTCGGCTGTTTCACGCGATTCCCGCGATGGCCGCACGGCTCTATCCGAAACTCGACACCGAAGAACGGGTGCTGCGAGCCCGTGAACTCCTCAGCTCTCTCGATGGCACGTTTTCGCAACGATGGCGGTGGGTCATCGCTGTTCCAGAATAGGTGTCTGGGATTGGCGAGGCAGTCGCCGATCCGTCCCGGCCTTACTCGACGTGGTCGCGTCTCAGTGACAGCACGGTGCGCTCGAACTCACAGACGAGGGTGTCGTCTGCATCTGTGAGTTTGAACACCTCGACGTGCATCGTGACGATGCCACGTTCACCGTCGCTGGTCTCGCGTTTGTCGGTCACAGTCGACTGCACGCGGATGGTGTCGCCGTGAAACACTGGGTTCGGATGCTCGACGCTGTCGTAGGACAGGTTCGCGACAATAGTGCCATCGGTCGTCTCCGGGATGGTCAGTCCGACAGCTAAACTCATCGTGTAGAGCCCGTTGACCAGTCGCTCGCCGAATTCCGTCTCGCCCGCGAACTCGGCGTCTAAGTGCAACGGCTGCTGGTTCATCGTCATATCGCAGAACTGTTGATTGTCGCGCTCGCTGATCGTGCGGCGCTTCTCGTGTTCGATGGTCTCGCCGACCTCGAACTCTTCGTAGTATAGTCCTGTCATAGCTCAGAGGATGGTTCCGTGTTTCTTGTCCGGGAGGTCCTTTTCTACGGTTTCGTAGAACGCAAACCGGTTCACCAATTCCGTTCTGAGGTCGCTGGGCGGGACGATGTCGTCGACGACGACTTCGCTGGCCATTCGATGAATGTCGATATCCTCGCGATAGGCTTCGCGGAGTTCCTGCTCTTTTTGCTGTCGTTCGTCCTCGTCATCGATCTCGGAGAGCTTCCGGGCGTAAACAGCGTTGATAGCCGCTTCCGGCCCCATAATCGCTATTTCCCCGCTCGGAAGGCCGATCGTCGACTCGGGGTCGTACGCGGGACCGGACATCGCGTAGATGCCCGCGCCGTAGGCTTTCCTGATCACAACGGACTGCTTGGGCACTGTCGCCGAGGACGTGGCGTAGATCATCTTCTTGCCCTGTTCGAGGATACCCTCCTTCTCGACGCCTGACCCAGCCATGAACCCTGGCGTATCACAGAGATACAACAGCGGGACATTGTAGGCGTCACAGGTCCAGATGAACTGAGCGGCTTTCTCCGCCGCGTCTGGGAAGATGGCCCCCGCTCGCTGGGCTGGCTGATTGGCGATGACTCCAACCGGACGGCCGTCTATCCGGGCAAACGACGTGATGATCTCCTTGCCGTACTCGGGCCGGAGTTCGAGCGTCGATCCGGCATCGACGACCCGCTCGATCACGTCGAACATATCATAGCCCTTGTTGGGCTTCTCTGGGACGACGGAATCGATACCCTCCGGCGAGCGCTTCGGGGCTGTCCCGCTGGTCTGTGGTGGGTCTTCGTCGGCATTGTCGGGCAGATAGCCGATGAGTTTCGCGACGAGTTCGCGGGCGTGTTCCTCGTCGTCGGCGATGAGGTCCGCACTCCCGGAGTGCTGTGCGTGTACGTCAGGGCCGCCAAGCTCTTCGAGGCTGATCTCTTCGCCGGTGACCATTTCGACCATCCGGGGGCTGGCGATCGCCATTGCGCTCATATCCCGGACCATAACGGTGAAATCCGCGAAAACTGGCGTGTAGGCCGCGCCGGCGATACAGGGACCGTACAGCACACAGATCTGCGGGACTCGCCCAGAGAGCATCGAGTGGTTGTAGTAGAACTTCCCGATCCCTTCGCGGTTGGCGAAAAAGCCCGTCTGCTGGTCGATACGGCCGCCCGAGGAGTCCATCAGATACAGCACCGGTCGCCCGGTTTTCAGTGCCCGCTGTTGCATCCGGAGGAACTTCTCGACACCCTTTGCGGCCATGCTGCCGCGTTTGACCGTGTAATCGTTGGCCATGAAATGCAGGTCACGGCCCTCGAACTCCGCGGCCCCCGTGATGAGCCCGTCGGCCGGAAGCTGGTCGTCGGCGTCGAACTCCGCAAATTTCCCGTCCTCGAACAGGAAATCGTCACCGAACCACAGGTCGATACGGTCCCGGACAAACAGCTTGCCCTCCTCAGGTAACTGCTCTTTGTACTTTTCCGGCCCACCTTCGAGAATCTCTTCAATCTCCTCGCGCAGGGTCTCTTCGCGTTCAGTCGGGCCAAGGTCGTCGTCGATCGGTTCCGTGGATTCGTCTCGCCGATCGCCGTCATACGTGGCACTGCTGACCGATTTGCCGCTGTCGACAACGAGGGTAATGTCGTCCTCGAAGTGTGTCGCCAGCGCCTCGGCAATGGCCTGTGCTTCCGATTCGGTCGCGTCGTCTGAAATTCTGACTTGCATACTTATTCCTCCAGTACAACCAGGGTGTCACCCATGTCTACGGAATCGCCCTCTGCGACCGGGACGGACGCGACAGT
This genomic interval carries:
- a CDS encoding class I SAM-dependent methyltransferase, translating into MKDVVRQNFDASVGAYTTYERRTNRFTSLARLLAAEMSAHTDDGLGTVLDAGAGTGVSTRVFAETAADTIALDISREMLSEIESTARLQADFDHLPLCDQSVDGVAFTASLFLVPEPAAAVREAARVLRSGGVVGAVAPLGWFRPDGTDVFEQFERESRSPTDTSALQDALGGEFSTTTGTWQFSTTAENIRLFHAIPAMAARLYPKLDTEERVLRARELLSSLDGTFSQRWRWVIAVPE
- a CDS encoding acyl-CoA carboxylase subunit beta — encoded protein: MQVRISDDATESEAQAIAEALATHFEDDITLVVDSGKSVSSATYDGDRRDESTEPIDDDLGPTEREETLREEIEEILEGGPEKYKEQLPEEGKLFVRDRIDLWFGDDFLFEDGKFAEFDADDQLPADGLITGAAEFEGRDLHFMANDYTVKRGSMAAKGVEKFLRMQQRALKTGRPVLYLMDSSGGRIDQQTGFFANREGIGKFYYNHSMLSGRVPQICVLYGPCIAGAAYTPVFADFTVMVRDMSAMAIASPRMVEMVTGEEISLEELGGPDVHAQHSGSADLIADDEEHARELVAKLIGYLPDNADEDPPQTSGTAPKRSPEGIDSVVPEKPNKGYDMFDVIERVVDAGSTLELRPEYGKEIITSFARIDGRPVGVIANQPAQRAGAIFPDAAEKAAQFIWTCDAYNVPLLYLCDTPGFMAGSGVEKEGILEQGKKMIYATSSATVPKQSVVIRKAYGAGIYAMSGPAYDPESTIGLPSGEIAIMGPEAAINAVYARKLSEIDDEDERQQKEQELREAYREDIDIHRMASEVVVDDIVPPSDLRTELVNRFAFYETVEKDLPDKKHGTIL
- a CDS encoding amidohydrolase family protein encodes the protein MTTDLPGVADKQLFDTHAHQPTSEFLHDAGGEMMQDAADRFGTDLETWDYDEMLAEYHEAGVGGAVLLGWDAETNTGNPPVPNDYVAEVRDEYLDFFVGFGSVDPLKDDCVQEAIRCVEDLDLSGFKFQQIAQGFDPSDERHDHLWSTIEDLGVPVVFHGGNSTLGACSAGGRGLKIKYGNPMLIDDVAAAHPDLDILIAHPAFPWEKEQLAICQQKGNVYMDLSGWVPKYIDDQVLHYAGTVLKDKVMFGTDYPMIDPETWLESFARDTDFDADVQRKILFENAQEFFDR
- a CDS encoding MaoC family dehydratase, with the translated sequence MTGLYYEEFEVGETIEHEKRRTISERDNQQFCDMTMNQQPLHLDAEFAGETEFGERLVNGLYTMSLAVGLTIPETTDGTIVANLSYDSVEHPNPVFHGDTIRVQSTVTDKRETSDGERGIVTMHVEVFKLTDADDTLVCEFERTVLSLRRDHVE
- a CDS encoding CoA ester lyase, with the protein product MVRRSVLFAPGDNAELMRKAAGGDADVVVFDLEDAVAPADKEQARKSVQSVLSTVSSNSHVCVRINPVGISATADLRAILSDTSPDSVMLPKASSAEDISALGRLLGEYNADLPVFALVESAAGVLNAAEIAAADPTDALLFGAEDLAADLGASRTSDGREVLYARQRVVVAASAAGIDAIDTIYPEYGNLDGLRDATEFAAQLGYDGKMAIHPDQVAVINDAFTPSDEEIAWAERVVTADDETDAGVFEVDGEMIDAPLIAQAERVLERAREAGQR
- a CDS encoding enoyl-CoA hydratase/isomerase family protein; amino-acid sequence: MRVEDGAVRRIVFDRPDVKNAMTEAVATELADALDGLDPATHDAVVLTGDGDAFSAGGDIEAMSEREETTTEAYERVRTTLGRVASNILSAPVPVVAKVNGDAVGAGLSLVAVADFAYAASSARFGASFISVGLVPDMGATAILPRLIGLRKTKELAFTGKLIDAERAAAMDLINEPVDPAELDARTADLLETLRAQPTENLGLAKEAIHDNIGQPLETGLRREARIQSLAYDTPAHSRGVEAFLDGRTPDFD